CAAGCCTGATGCAGCCACCTGCGCCGACGCAGCGCCCTGCCATGCCGCGAGGAGCAACACCGCACCGATCGTCGCACGCAACGGGTGTGTCGTCTGACGCCCTTGTTCCATTGGTTACCTCGTCACGCGAGTGAATGAACCACACCATCAGTGATTGCTCGGGTGACGACCTCGCGCTTGGCGCGCCGCACATCTGTTGCACGCTACATCAACGACACCGGATCACGATCGACGGAGATTCGCACACCGCCGCGCGGCACCGCCAGCCGGGGCGCCGCGCCGCGAATCCAGCGGCTCAGCGCACTCTGCGGACCCTTGAGGAGGAGATGCACCCGCCACCGATCCTTGATCCGCTCGATCGGCGCGGGCGCCGGCCCCACGACGACCACCGGCAACGCGGCACGCGCGATGATTCGCTCGCACCACTCGGCGAGTGACGCGGCACGCTCCTGCACCGCCTGCTGATCGGTGCCGCTCGCCACGAGATGGATCAGCGAGACGTGGGGAGGATACGGCGGTGCCCGGCGGATCTCGCGCTCGAGGTCGAGAAATCCTTCGGCGTCGTGCTGCGACGCGGCAACGAGCGCGGGATGCTCCGGCTGCCGCGTCTGCACCAGGACCCGTCCTCCCTTCGGCCCGCGCCCCGCACGCCCGGCAACCTGCGCCACGAGCTGGAAGGTCCGCTCTGCCGCGCGAAAATCCGGAAGGTGGAGCGATGTATCCGCGTCGACCACGCCGACAAGGGTGACGTTCGGGAAGTCGATTCCCTTCGCGATCATCTGTGTGCCGAGGAGCAGGTCGATCTCCCCCGACCCGACCTGCTCGAGGATCCGGTGATGCGCCCACCGTGTCGCCGTGGTGTCGAGATCCATCCTCGCCACGCGTGCCGTCGGGAACCGCTCCGCCATCAGTCGCTCCAACTGCTGCGTCCCCGCGCCGATCGATCGGGTCGTCTCCCCATTGCACGCGGCGCACCGCGTGGGGATCGCCGCGTGATAATCGCAGTAGTGGCAGCGCAGGCGATCGGGGTGCTTGTGCACCGTCAGCGAGATGCTGCAGTTGGGACACTGCACCACCGTGCCGCAGGCGGTGCACTGAACGAAAGCCGCCCATCCCCGCCGATTGAGGAGGAGGAGCACCTGATTACCCGCGGCCAGCGTGGCATTCACCGCGACATCGAGCGCTGCCGTCCAGGGCAATCCGGTGACCCCCTCCGCCTGCAGCTCGTGTCGAAGGTCCACCAGCTCCACCGGAGGCATCGGCCGAGCCTCGATCCGCCGCGGCAGGCGGATCACCCGGTCGCGGGAGCTTGCGCGAGTCCAGCTTTCGAGTGACGGCGTCGCGGTGCCGAGGATGAGCGTCGCCCCGGCGAGGCGCGCGCGCATTGCCGCGACCTCGCGCGCGTGGTATCGCGGCGTCTCGCTGTTCTTGTAGCTCGATTCGTGCTCTTCGTCGAGGACGATCACGCCGAGCCGCTCCACCGGGGCGAAGATCGCCGACCGCGCCCCTACCACGATCGGTCGCTCACCACGACGTACGGTACGCCACGCGTCGGCGCGCTCGCCGTCGGTCAGGCCGCTGTGCAGGACGGCGACTTCACCCGGGAAGATCGC
This region of Gemmatimonadales bacterium genomic DNA includes:
- the priA gene encoding primosomal protein N'; amino-acid sequence: MTDRFAQVALPLPVPDPYVYRIPASLTDRALPGARVVVPVRRQEWIGIVTAVDVAPPLMAAKEILACPDPTPALTTELLTLSHQMVRYYGSPLGMVLRSMLPNALWGHSTLMLALDGGAAREIGGTAGQLIDWLAAKDGRATAAAAARALRRPIWDVVDRLQRVGLIRVEVVPPDAGGGVVTTRIAEMTGTPLSLSEREQRFRKAPMQLAVYRALEERGGRFPVRELLAIADASDGPLKALERAGLVAITDVEAARDPFAGEPPPAPARELTADQSAALTALEAVPAGESALLFGVTGSGKTQVYLERIKAARARGEGAIVLVPEIALTPQTVGRVRAIFPGEVAVLHSGLTDGERADAWRTVRRGERPIVVGARSAIFAPVERLGVIVLDEEHESSYKNSETPRYHAREVAAMRARLAGATLILGTATPSLESWTRASSRDRVIRLPRRIEARPMPPVELVDLRHELQAEGVTGLPWTAALDVAVNATLAAGNQVLLLLNRRGWAAFVQCTACGTVVQCPNCSISLTVHKHPDRLRCHYCDYHAAIPTRCAACNGETTRSIGAGTQQLERLMAERFPTARVARMDLDTTATRWAHHRILEQVGSGEIDLLLGTQMIAKGIDFPNVTLVGVVDADTSLHLPDFRAAERTFQLVAQVAGRAGRGPKGGRVLVQTRQPEHPALVAASQHDAEGFLDLEREIRRAPPYPPHVSLIHLVASGTDQQAVQERAASLAEWCERIIARAALPVVVVGPAPAPIERIKDRWRVHLLLKGPQSALSRWIRGAAPRLAVPRGGVRISVDRDPVSLM